A window of Sphingorhabdus lacus contains these coding sequences:
- a CDS encoding electron transfer flavoprotein-ubiquinone oxidoreductase, translating to MSERESMPYDVVIVGAGPAGLSAAIRIKQKSPDTSVCILEKGSEVGAHILSGAVIDPKALDELIPDWRDQGCPLAEVPVNDNQHWVMTKTGKFNVPHFLTPGFMHNKGTYTGSLGNLCRWLAGQAENMGVEIFPGFSAAEILYNDDGSVKGVATGDMGIARDGSHKADYMPGMELHAKYTFFAEGVRGHLTKQLKPKFALDANSDPQVYGIGIKELWDIPPEQHHAGRVIHSQGWPLSDANGGAFLYHQANNQVALGFVVWLNYSNPYLSPFEELQRWKTHPEIKKILTGGKRVSYGARAISDGGFQSVPKLTFPGGALIGCTAGFLNVPRIKGTHTSMKSGMLAADAAIEALSAGREHDELVAYQSGYENSWIYKELSIVRNVLPLVEKYGNFWGTMLSGMNMWLENFGIKMPFTMKHHPDHKALKKKAAATPIEYPKPDGVFSFDRLSSVFLSNTNHAEDQPVHLQVKNLELQKSSEFDEFAGPSTRYCPAGVYEWIEEAGKEPRYQINSQNCVHCKTCDIKDPNQNINWVSPEGGGGPNYPNM from the coding sequence ATGAGTGAACGGGAATCGATGCCTTATGACGTGGTCATAGTCGGGGCAGGGCCAGCGGGTCTTTCCGCAGCGATCAGGATAAAGCAGAAATCCCCCGATACCAGCGTTTGCATCCTGGAAAAAGGTTCCGAAGTCGGCGCTCATATCCTGTCTGGTGCCGTCATTGACCCCAAGGCTTTGGACGAACTAATTCCGGATTGGCGCGATCAAGGCTGCCCTCTTGCCGAAGTGCCGGTTAACGATAACCAGCATTGGGTGATGACCAAAACGGGCAAGTTCAATGTGCCGCACTTCCTGACTCCGGGGTTCATGCATAACAAGGGGACCTATACCGGTTCGCTCGGCAATCTTTGCCGTTGGCTGGCAGGGCAAGCCGAAAATATGGGCGTGGAAATCTTCCCGGGATTTTCGGCCGCCGAAATCCTCTACAATGATGATGGATCGGTTAAGGGCGTGGCCACCGGTGACATGGGCATCGCCCGTGATGGTAGCCACAAGGCCGATTATATGCCGGGCATGGAATTGCATGCGAAATATACGTTTTTTGCTGAAGGTGTGCGGGGGCATCTAACGAAGCAACTAAAGCCGAAATTTGCGCTTGATGCCAATTCGGACCCGCAGGTTTACGGCATCGGGATCAAGGAACTGTGGGACATCCCGCCTGAGCAGCATCATGCGGGCCGTGTCATCCACAGTCAGGGCTGGCCCCTGAGCGACGCCAATGGCGGAGCGTTTCTATATCATCAGGCGAATAATCAGGTCGCATTGGGCTTTGTTGTCTGGCTGAATTATTCCAATCCCTATCTGTCGCCATTTGAAGAACTACAGCGCTGGAAAACCCACCCGGAGATTAAGAAGATCCTGACAGGTGGAAAGCGTGTTTCCTATGGCGCACGCGCGATCAGCGACGGCGGCTTCCAGTCAGTACCAAAGCTGACATTCCCGGGCGGCGCATTGATCGGATGCACCGCGGGTTTCCTGAACGTGCCCCGCATCAAGGGTACGCATACCTCGATGAAATCCGGCATGCTGGCGGCCGATGCTGCGATTGAGGCGTTATCGGCAGGACGGGAGCATGACGAACTTGTTGCCTATCAGAGCGGTTATGAAAATAGCTGGATCTACAAGGAATTGAGCATTGTGCGTAACGTTCTCCCGCTGGTAGAAAAATATGGCAATTTCTGGGGAACGATGTTGTCGGGCATGAATATGTGGCTCGAGAATTTCGGGATCAAAATGCCGTTTACGATGAAGCATCATCCCGATCACAAAGCGTTGAAAAAGAAGGCTGCGGCTACACCTATTGAATATCCCAAGCCCGATGGTGTGTTCAGTTTTGACCGGCTGTCATCCGTATTTTTGTCAAACACTAACCATGCAGAAGATCAGCCGGTGCACTTGCAGGTCAAGAACCTTGAACTGCAAAAGAGCAGCGAATTTGACGAATTTGCAGGACCTTCAACACGTTATTGCCCCGCGGGCGTTTATGAGTGGATCGAAGAAGCCGGAAAAGAACCGCGCTACCAGATCAATTCACAAAATTGCGTCCATTGCAAAACCTGCGACATCAAAGACCCGAACCAGAATATCAATTGGGTATCTCCGGAGGGTGGCGGTGGGCCAAATTATCCAAATATGTAA
- a CDS encoding uracil-DNA glycosylase family protein, with product MFESLNGWWKLAGVDSAVDELPVNWLEVGARNESVGNQQPPTQATQVVAKAAPSEPAIEWPNDIEGVRQKVVSGAPLPGNSFGSRYMPSVGPSHPDVMIVSDVPDPDDLDLGSLLNGANGQLLRRMMHAIGVDIDKCHWAILATTRPSTGEIPETEFAGLAKFMLHQLQLVRPKSVILLGSTASYALLGEELMKARQNLGNINHGGITLPVLTTFHPRTLIARPALKAQAWRDLQMFAKRSQV from the coding sequence ATGTTTGAATCGCTTAATGGGTGGTGGAAACTAGCGGGTGTAGACAGTGCGGTAGACGAATTGCCGGTTAACTGGCTGGAGGTCGGGGCACGCAACGAATCTGTTGGGAACCAGCAGCCCCCGACGCAGGCCACTCAAGTCGTCGCTAAAGCTGCGCCAAGCGAACCAGCTATTGAATGGCCGAATGATATCGAAGGCGTGCGACAGAAGGTTGTCTCCGGCGCTCCATTGCCGGGCAACAGTTTTGGCTCCAGATATATGCCTTCCGTTGGTCCTTCCCACCCGGATGTGATGATTGTGTCCGATGTACCGGATCCGGATGATTTGGATCTAGGCTCGCTGCTGAACGGCGCCAACGGGCAATTACTGAGGCGTATGATGCATGCCATCGGCGTAGATATTGATAAATGCCATTGGGCCATTCTCGCGACGACGCGACCATCAACCGGTGAAATTCCGGAAACCGAATTTGCGGGCCTGGCCAAGTTCATGCTGCATCAGCTTCAGCTTGTGAGACCGAAGTCGGTCATCCTGCTCGGTTCAACGGCAAGTTATGCTCTGCTCGGCGAAGAACTGATGAAAGCCCGGCAAAATTTAGGAAATATTAACCATGGCGGCATCACCTTGCCGGTACTGACGACATTTCATCCGCGGACCCTTATCGCAAGACCTGCCTTGAAAGCGCAGGCGTGGCGGGATTTGCAGATGTTCGCAAAAAGGTCCCAAGTGTGA
- a CDS encoding lytic transglycosylase domain-containing protein: protein MKKIRLAIFATTLIPLSAAHANTSEGFRAIVSAQPAPTVLNSSERQAFTAIYQAIKAQKWDEAEKLIDKAPQGPMAAMARAEYYLAPNSPKVDAERLQALLQSAPYLPQAEQLAAMAKKRGADALPDRPGIRRFSWLGGAPKRDLPANAASDSLRSELQVFIKNDDPASAERILESKANDLTTDALTELRYRVAWSYYIENDDQSAKRLAGVARAAGGEWATQASWAYGLASWRLKDYAAAFEAFDSVARLASNDDLKAAGLFWSARAAMAAKQPQQVQPRMQYAAKLPETFYGLLASESLGMEPIARKAAKISKLDWNALKDQQNALLAVALTEVGQTKLADEALRHQAKIGDARQHANLAQLAGSLNLASTQYWMGHYGPSRDQSNAMARYPMPNWEPTGGWRVTPSLVYAHALQESTFRTDVVSPAGARGLMQVRLGTAQDIARARGNSFVASELDRPSVNLEYGQSYLEKLRDMPSTGGLLPKVIAAYNAGPTPLARWNMEIRDNGDPLLFVESIPYWETRGYVAIILRNYWIYEMRENKASGSLKGLAQYLWPNFPDGNGNVLARRMTGGSIASR, encoded by the coding sequence GTGAAAAAAATCCGACTGGCAATTTTTGCAACGACGCTAATTCCTTTATCCGCTGCTCACGCGAATACGAGTGAAGGCTTTCGTGCGATCGTTTCCGCTCAGCCAGCCCCGACCGTTTTAAACAGCAGTGAGAGACAAGCCTTCACTGCTATTTATCAAGCTATCAAAGCCCAGAAATGGGACGAAGCCGAAAAGCTGATCGATAAAGCGCCGCAAGGTCCGATGGCCGCAATGGCACGGGCTGAATATTATCTGGCTCCCAACAGTCCGAAGGTCGACGCCGAACGCTTACAAGCACTATTGCAAAGCGCACCGTATTTGCCGCAGGCTGAACAACTGGCTGCGATGGCGAAAAAGCGGGGAGCGGACGCCTTGCCGGATCGCCCCGGGATTCGCCGTTTCTCTTGGCTCGGTGGAGCACCCAAGAGGGACCTTCCCGCGAATGCAGCCAGCGATTCCTTGCGCAGCGAACTGCAGGTTTTTATCAAGAATGATGATCCTGCGTCCGCCGAACGGATATTGGAAAGCAAGGCAAACGATCTCACAACCGATGCGCTGACAGAATTGCGCTACCGCGTGGCGTGGTCCTACTATATCGAAAATGATGACCAGTCGGCCAAACGCCTTGCTGGTGTCGCACGCGCTGCCGGAGGTGAGTGGGCGACACAAGCGTCATGGGCTTATGGCTTGGCATCCTGGAGGCTCAAAGATTATGCCGCGGCCTTTGAAGCTTTTGACAGCGTCGCACGGCTAGCCTCGAACGATGATCTGAAAGCCGCTGGACTTTTTTGGAGTGCGCGGGCGGCCATGGCGGCAAAACAGCCACAACAGGTTCAGCCGCGCATGCAATATGCCGCTAAATTGCCAGAAACTTTTTACGGCCTGTTGGCGAGCGAATCCCTCGGGATGGAGCCCATCGCCAGGAAAGCAGCTAAGATTTCCAAACTCGACTGGAATGCCCTCAAAGACCAGCAAAATGCCCTCCTTGCCGTGGCACTTACCGAAGTCGGCCAAACCAAGCTGGCGGATGAAGCCCTTCGGCATCAGGCGAAAATCGGCGATGCTCGCCAACATGCCAATCTTGCGCAACTCGCCGGTTCGCTCAATCTGGCATCAACCCAATATTGGATGGGACATTACGGCCCGTCACGCGACCAAAGCAATGCGATGGCCCGCTATCCTATGCCCAATTGGGAGCCAACAGGTGGCTGGCGCGTGACGCCTTCACTCGTCTATGCCCATGCTCTTCAGGAATCCACGTTCCGAACCGATGTCGTAAGCCCGGCAGGTGCACGGGGATTGATGCAAGTTCGTCTCGGAACTGCGCAAGACATCGCGCGCGCACGCGGCAATAGCTTTGTTGCTTCGGAACTCGACCGTCCTTCGGTCAATCTGGAATATGGGCAATCTTATCTCGAAAAACTGCGCGACATGCCCTCGACAGGCGGCTTACTGCCCAAGGTAATCGCAGCCTATAATGCCGGGCCAACGCCGCTCGCCCGTTGGAATATGGAGATACGTGACAATGGCGATCCGCTGCTTTTCGTTGAATCCATCCCCTATTGGGAGACGCGCGGTTATGTTGCGATTATTTTGCGCAACTACTGGATTTACGAAATGCGCGAAAACAAGGCATCCGGAAGCCTCAAAGGTCTAGCCCAATATCTCTGGCCGAATTTTCCGGATGGTAATGGCAATGTTCTGGCCCGGCGTATGACGGGAGGCTCCATTGCCTCTCGATGA
- the moaB gene encoding molybdenum cofactor biosynthesis protein B, translated as MPLDESRLFKPVNIALLTVSDTRTTEDDTSGNILAERITAAGHKIVERAILRDDVALLTARLHNWIDDDRIDVVISTGGTGLTGRDVTPEALDRVKSKDIPGFGELFRWLSFASIGTSTVQSRACAVLARGTYIFALPGSNGAVKDGWDQILVHQLDSRHRPCNFVELMPRLREI; from the coding sequence TTGCCTCTCGATGAAAGCCGGCTTTTCAAACCAGTCAACATTGCGTTGTTGACGGTATCGGACACCCGCACAACAGAAGACGATACAAGCGGAAACATTTTGGCCGAGCGCATCACAGCCGCTGGACACAAAATTGTTGAACGCGCGATCCTGCGCGATGATGTCGCACTATTGACCGCTCGTTTGCACAACTGGATCGATGATGACCGCATCGATGTTGTCATCTCGACCGGGGGAACCGGGCTTACAGGGCGCGACGTTACGCCTGAGGCGCTGGATCGCGTAAAGTCGAAAGATATACCGGGCTTTGGCGAACTATTTCGCTGGCTCAGTTTCGCCTCGATCGGAACGTCTACAGTTCAATCGCGGGCCTGTGCGGTCTTGGCACGAGGCACCTACATCTTCGCGCTGCCTGGTTCCAATGGCGCGGTTAAAGATGGCTGGGACCAGATTTTGGTCCATCAACTCGACAGCCGCCACCGGCCATGCAATTTTGTGGAACTAATGCCGAGGTTGCGCGAAATTTAA
- a CDS encoding PA0069 family radical SAM protein, protein MSKPISSSPVSGRGAGENRVPVRFNLPDRQPDGDWLDEREWQDGGVPRLRTTVTEEHPKSILSFNASPDIPFDRSVNAYRGCEHGCIYCYARPSHAFHDLSPGLDFESRLFAKPQAASLLRKTLAKQGYRPAPIAIGTNTDPYQPIERTYRITRQILEVMVETRHPIVITTKSAKVVEDIPLLADLAKDNLTGVALSVTTLDGKLARILEPRASTPQKRLEAVRLLADAGIYVHVNIAPIIPGITDTEIEALVAAAAEYGAQSVSWIPIRLPHEVAPLFRKWLDTHFPDRASKVMNIIRDLRGGKDNDPAFFSRMRGSGSWAELIRARMRIAKSRHGLGSSKWSVRSDLFTPPNVSGQLNLF, encoded by the coding sequence GTGTCAAAGCCCATATCTTCTAGTCCTGTCTCCGGCAGAGGCGCAGGTGAAAACCGGGTTCCCGTCAGGTTCAACTTACCGGACCGACAACCGGATGGCGATTGGCTCGACGAACGGGAGTGGCAGGACGGTGGCGTTCCACGCTTGCGCACTACCGTTACCGAAGAACATCCCAAATCCATCCTCAGTTTCAACGCATCGCCGGATATACCCTTTGATCGTTCGGTGAACGCCTATCGTGGCTGCGAACATGGATGCATCTACTGTTATGCTAGGCCAAGCCATGCGTTTCACGATCTGTCGCCTGGGTTGGATTTTGAAAGCCGGCTATTTGCAAAGCCACAAGCAGCCTCATTACTGCGCAAGACGCTCGCCAAACAGGGCTATCGCCCTGCCCCAATAGCTATTGGAACAAATACTGATCCGTACCAACCCATCGAGCGGACATACCGGATCACGCGCCAGATATTGGAGGTCATGGTCGAAACACGGCATCCGATTGTGATAACCACAAAATCGGCCAAGGTTGTGGAAGACATTCCGCTACTCGCCGATTTGGCGAAAGACAATCTGACTGGTGTTGCGTTATCGGTGACAACGTTGGACGGGAAACTTGCCCGAATATTGGAGCCCAGGGCATCGACTCCGCAAAAGCGGCTCGAAGCAGTACGGCTTCTCGCAGATGCGGGTATATATGTTCATGTGAACATAGCGCCAATTATTCCAGGGATTACCGACACCGAAATTGAAGCGCTCGTGGCGGCTGCTGCGGAATATGGCGCACAAAGCGTATCCTGGATACCGATCCGGTTACCGCACGAAGTGGCACCCCTGTTCCGCAAGTGGCTCGACACCCATTTCCCGGATCGCGCATCAAAGGTCATGAACATCATCCGTGACTTGCGCGGCGGCAAAGATAATGATCCCGCTTTTTTTAGCCGTATGCGCGGGTCAGGTTCTTGGGCGGAATTGATCCGGGCGCGGATGCGTATCGCCAAAAGCAGACACGGATTGGGTTCGTCTAAATGGTCGGTACGAAGCGACCTGTTTACGCCGCCCAATGTGAGCGGACAACTCAACCTCTTTTAA
- a CDS encoding DUF1330 domain-containing protein → MADSYIDPTREAFDLFKQLPRDEPINMLNLLRFNENAVYPEDHPNAGQGWSGARAYEEYGKTSGPIFQRVGGKIIWRGKMEVMVTGPQENQWDSVFIAYYPNSAAFLEMVTDPDYRKAVINRQAAVQTSRLIRFKPLEGDDTTFG, encoded by the coding sequence ATGGCCGACAGCTATATCGATCCGACACGCGAAGCATTTGACCTGTTCAAACAGCTTCCGCGCGATGAACCCATCAACATGCTCAATCTACTGCGCTTTAATGAAAATGCCGTCTATCCCGAAGATCACCCGAATGCAGGTCAGGGTTGGAGCGGCGCGCGGGCCTATGAAGAATATGGAAAAACTAGCGGTCCTATTTTCCAGCGTGTAGGCGGAAAGATTATTTGGCGTGGCAAAATGGAGGTCATGGTAACCGGGCCGCAGGAAAATCAGTGGGACTCCGTATTCATTGCTTACTATCCCAATAGCGCCGCGTTTCTGGAAATGGTGACCGACCCCGACTATCGCAAAGCCGTCATAAACCGCCAGGCTGCCGTGCAGACCAGTCGGCTTATTCGTTTTAAGCCACTTGAAGGCGACGACACGACCTTCGGTTAA
- a CDS encoding long-chain fatty acid--CoA ligase encodes MRGTMQDWDLRVTHLIDYAAREHGTREIVTRWADGSIERSNWASVATEARKLSQAFAGFGLQKGDRIATFAMNHHRHLAAWYGAIGFGGVIHTVNIRLFDEDLIYIMNHAEDKVLMYDAAFQPIVDRLKPHLKTVEHYIVFDDASSYGALLAAQDGNYGWATGDERDPCMLCYTSGTTGNPKGVLYQHRSTMLHAMAEIAPSVFDLSPQATLLPIVPMFHAASWGLPFAGAAAGVKFVFSTTNEAPILHKLMLEEGVTHSAGVPTVWLAMFGHLDAEAAAGRSASLGKLRLVTIGGSAAPRAMIERLMKSGVRVSHAWGMTETSPIGTMGSPTPNWDELTLDEQIDVVCKQGRVPFGVELRVIDKDGNVAPRDGVTSGALQIRGPWVIKRYFKAEDDAVDPDQWFDTGDVSVLHPDGTMQITDRVKDVIKSGGEWISSVELENIAVGCPGIAEAGAIGVPHPKWDERPVLIAVKKLGAEVDEETVKSYLAERIVKWWMPDRVLFVDELPHTGTGKIQKVALRQQFKDFVLED; translated from the coding sequence ATGCGCGGCACCATGCAGGATTGGGATTTAAGGGTAACGCACCTGATCGATTATGCAGCGCGGGAGCATGGAACGCGGGAAATCGTGACACGCTGGGCCGACGGGAGCATTGAGCGTTCCAACTGGGCAAGTGTTGCGACCGAGGCGCGCAAGCTATCGCAGGCGTTTGCCGGTTTCGGACTGCAAAAAGGTGACCGGATCGCGACTTTTGCCATGAACCACCACCGTCATCTGGCGGCCTGGTACGGGGCAATCGGTTTTGGCGGCGTTATTCATACTGTAAATATCCGCTTGTTCGATGAAGACCTGATCTACATCATGAACCATGCCGAAGACAAAGTCCTGATGTACGACGCTGCGTTCCAGCCTATCGTCGACAGGCTGAAGCCGCACTTGAAAACAGTGGAGCATTACATCGTTTTTGATGATGCTTCGAGCTATGGCGCATTGCTGGCAGCGCAGGATGGCAATTATGGATGGGCCACCGGTGACGAACGCGACCCGTGCATGCTGTGCTATACAAGCGGCACGACAGGTAACCCGAAGGGTGTTCTTTACCAACACCGATCGACGATGTTGCATGCGATGGCCGAAATCGCGCCATCGGTTTTCGATTTGAGCCCGCAGGCCACGCTTCTTCCTATTGTACCGATGTTCCATGCAGCGAGTTGGGGATTACCCTTTGCCGGCGCAGCCGCGGGCGTTAAATTTGTGTTCTCGACGACTAATGAAGCCCCGATCCTCCATAAATTGATGTTGGAGGAAGGTGTCACACACAGCGCGGGCGTTCCAACGGTTTGGTTGGCCATGTTTGGCCATCTGGATGCTGAGGCGGCCGCTGGACGTTCCGCTTCTCTTGGCAAGCTGAGATTGGTCACAATCGGTGGCTCTGCCGCACCGCGTGCGATGATCGAACGCCTGATGAAGTCCGGCGTGCGCGTTAGCCACGCATGGGGCATGACCGAAACGTCGCCGATCGGGACAATGGGTTCGCCAACGCCCAATTGGGATGAGTTGACTCTTGATGAGCAGATTGATGTCGTGTGCAAGCAGGGCAGGGTGCCCTTCGGCGTAGAATTGCGCGTGATCGACAAGGACGGCAACGTCGCCCCGCGTGATGGCGTCACCTCGGGCGCGCTGCAAATACGCGGTCCTTGGGTCATCAAACGCTACTTCAAGGCTGAGGATGATGCTGTCGATCCGGATCAATGGTTCGATACCGGCGATGTTTCAGTCCTGCACCCTGATGGCACCATGCAAATTACCGACCGCGTAAAGGATGTCATCAAATCGGGCGGTGAATGGATCAGCTCGGTCGAACTTGAGAATATTGCCGTTGGGTGCCCCGGTATCGCTGAGGCGGGTGCTATTGGCGTACCGCATCCAAAATGGGACGAGCGTCCGGTTCTGATCGCCGTGAAGAAGCTCGGAGCTGAGGTGGATGAGGAGACAGTGAAATCCTATCTCGCCGAACGGATCGTGAAATGGTGGATGCCCGACCGCGTTTTGTTCGTTGATGAACTGCCGCACACAGGAACAGGCAAAATTCAAAAAGTTGCCTTGCGCCAGCAATTCAAAGATTTTGTGTTGGAGGATTGA